Within Metabacillus sp. KUDC1714, the genomic segment TGCTAGCACTCCTCGCTTCAAACTCCTTTCAATCTTCCTTTGAAAAAACACTTAGAAAATTACTGCTCTTGTTGAGCTTTTCCCTATAATATAAATTGTTTTTCACCTATTATTTAACAATCATTCATCGGAATTTTTTACAGCTCTCATGGATGCCGCAATGTTTCTTGCTGTTCTTTCCATGTAATGTGCAGCATGTTCAAACGCATCTGGAAGTTTTACAATACCTGGTACTATACTGAAAAGGGCATCAATTCCGTGTTCATACACTACATCGCTGTCTTCTGATAATGATCCCGCAAGTCCTATTACAGGCACACCATATTTTTTAGCTGCTTTTGCCACGCCGATTGGAGTTTTCCCATAAATAGTTTGACTATCAATCCGACCTTCACCCGTAATAACAAGGTCTGCATCTTTGACTACTTCTTCAAAGTTTACAGCATCCAAGACTATTTGGATCCCTCTTTTTAAGTCTCCATTAAGAAAAGCAAGCAGACTTGCTCCAAGGCCCCCAGCTGCACCGACGCCCTCTATATCTCGAAAGGATTTCCCAAGTACTCTTTCTGCGACGTCAGCAAAGTGGGACAGGTTCTTATCAAGCAAATCTATCATCTCAGGTGTGGCACCCTTTTGAGGACCGAAAATTGCTGAAGCACCTCTAGGTCCTGTTAAAGGATTATCAACGTCACAGGCTACTTCAATTTGAACATCTTTCAATCTGTCGTCAAGACCGGCCAAGTCTATTGTAACAATTTGTGAGAGGGCACCGCCTCCGAAACCAATATCGTTTCCTAATTCATCTAGTAGTCTTATCCCCAATGCTTGGACCATTCCGGCTCCCCCATCGTTTGTAGCACTGCCACCAAGCCCGATGATAATATGATTTACACCAAAATCAAGTGCAGCTGATATTAATTCTCCTGTTCCTTTTGTCGAGGTGACTAACGGGTTTCTATTTTCGGCAGGTACAAGATGCAAACCTGAGGCAGCAGCCATTTCTATAACAGCTGTCTCCCCGTCTCCAATTAATCCAAAGAATGCTTTAACTGGTTCACCCAAGGGGCCAGTTACGATTCTTTCCTCAATTTTACCGTTTGTAGCATCTACGAGTGACTGTACGGTTCCCTCACCGCCATCTGCCATCGGCATTTTACTGTACCTAGCATTTGGAAAAACCAATTTGAAGCCTCTCTCAATTGCATTGGCAGCCTCCAGAGCCGATAAACTTTCCTTAAAAGAGTCCGGGGCAATTACAATTTTCATAGTTTTCCATCTCCTTTCTAATAATCGTTATTTAAGTTCGATAAAACCAGCATAAGATTTGCCGACCCTATGTTCTCCACAGAATCTACGATATATCGCACGACCGAGCGTTAGCTTTTCTAGGACATCTTAGTGTTTATTCGAGCTTAGTTAGCTGTTTGTTCTTTTTTTCTATTTTTTTGCCGTGCATTCTTAACCAAATAACTTAAAGACTCCGAATATGAGAGTTGAAATAATTGCAAGTGTTAAACCGACTAAAGACTCGTATGGCATCAATTTTAATCGTTCCTTAATGTCCATATTGACACTTCCAGCTGTAGCGTGGAAAAAGCTTCCGTGCGGTAAGTGGTCTAATACTGTTGCACCTGCATGAATCATTGCCGCTCCAGCTAATGCTGATACACCCAATCCTAAAATTGTGCCACTGAAAACGCTGCTCGCTACTGCTGTACCAGCTGTAGTTGAAGCAGTTGCAGCTGACATGAAAATCCCAGACATAGGCGCCAATAAATAAGCTGGCAGACCTGAAGCACTTAACGAATTTATAATGATATCTTTCAAGGCAGAGTTAGCAATAATTCCTGCTAATGTACCAGTACCTAATAGCATAATGGCTACGCCGGACATTTTGCTCAGACCAGAAACGGCATAATCATTAATTTTCCTTGTCTTTTTCATTGCAATTGCGCCAATAATTCCTCCAACTGGCAGAGCAACCATTGGATCAATGTTGATATCAAATAATGGTCGCAAGGCGAGCATTATAATTGTGACTAGCGGTGCGATCAATGCTGTTATGAAAATAGGAACCTCTGTATTATCCGTCATTTCAATATCTTTGCTTAACACTTCAGAGCCTTTATTTACAAGTCTTTTCGCAAAGAAATACGTAACAGCCAGTCCGAAAATGGCCGGGATGATTCCTGCAACCATAATGGATGTTAGTGGAACGCCAAATGCGTCAGAAGCAGCAATAGCATTCGGGTTTGGTGACATAATATTCCCTGCTTTTCCGCCACCAATCATCGCTAGTAATATAGCTGTTTTTGAAAGATGTGCACGTTTAGCAATTGCCAAAGCAATCGGTGATACGGTAATAACAGCTACGTCTACGAACACCCCAACCGCTGTTAAGATCATCGTTGCAACAGATAATGCCAGCAACGCACGTGTTTCCCCAAATTTTTTGACAATCGTTTCCGCAATCGATGAAGCAGCCCCTGATTCAATTAAGACCCCAGCCAGGATACCCGCAGCCATAATTCGCAATACTGCCGGAATGATTCCTTTGGCCCCTTCCATCATTAAGGTAACTGTATTTGTAATATCTACGCCGCCAATCAACCCGCCGATTAAAGCTCCGGCAACCATCCCATATGCTGGCGGGACTTTTTTTAAGATTAGTATAATCGCAATGATTAAGGCACTAACGGCTCCTAGAGCGCTTACAGTAACATCCATGCTGATTCCCCCACAGTGCTTGTTTTGTGTTATGTTTATATTGTAAGCGTTTGCTTGTGTGATTACATTGTGAAAGATGATAAAATATTAGCTTAAAAAAATCACATTAATTGTGCATATGCACAATCAACTAATATCATGCAGCAGCTTTGCCATATACAATTCAATTAAATCTTTTATATTTCGTGGATCTTTGCCTGTCAATTCTGAAATTTTCTCAAGACGGTACCTTAGGGTATTCCGATGGATAAACAAACTTTCTGCAATCTTGTTCAATTCTCCCCCCTCCCTTATATAGGCTTCCAGCGTATCGGCCAGTTCTCCCTTCTTACCTTGATCTAGCAGCTGATGGTAATAGGAAAAGATACTTTTATCTTCATACTGGACCAATTTTGCCAGCATTATTTCTAATTGGTAATCGTCGAATTGATAGAAGCTCGTATCAGGCTGTAGCTTGTTGCCTACCATAATTGCTCTTTTCGCCTGATAGAATGAAGATTTTAATTCTTTTATGTTTTCGGCCAGACCTCCACTTCCAATAAGGACCTTGCCGCCTGATACTTTTAGCAATCGTTTTAATAACGGTGGTAAATCCCTTTCGGACTCGTTAACAGCTGCTGCTTTAAGAATGACTATTTCATCGTTAAAAGTAACACCGATTAAATCAGCCTTACCAATTTCATACTGAACTGACCTAATTAGTTGATTAGAGATTTCTGTATAATCTCGTTTTTCGATGACGATAGCAACTCTTGGATGTTCTAAATTAATCCCAAGAAATCCGGCACGTTCTTTTATTGATTCCTCATTCAATCCTTCTTCTGAAATAAGCTGATTCACAATCTCACTTTGAAGTCTTTGCTTCCATTGCACCCTCTCAAGCAAAAACGACTGCTCCAAAACTAGTTCTGCCGCCATTTTTACAAGCTGGGCATAATTCCGAATTTGCTCTGGCTCCCCTGTAATACCCACAACACCAACAATTTGATTACTAAAGCGTATAGGTAAATTGATTCCAGGTCTAGAACCCTTCATTGTCACAGCCCTAAAACTATCTATTTCAACACTTTCTCCTTTTTTAAGGACGAGAAGAGCACCAGCATGGAGTTGA encodes:
- a CDS encoding GntP family permease, coding for MDVTVSALGAVSALIIAIILILKKVPPAYGMVAGALIGGLIGGVDITNTVTLMMEGAKGIIPAVLRIMAAGILAGVLIESGAASSIAETIVKKFGETRALLALSVATMILTAVGVFVDVAVITVSPIALAIAKRAHLSKTAILLAMIGGGKAGNIMSPNPNAIAASDAFGVPLTSIMVAGIIPAIFGLAVTYFFAKRLVNKGSEVLSKDIEMTDNTEVPIFITALIAPLVTIIMLALRPLFDINIDPMVALPVGGIIGAIAMKKTRKINDYAVSGLSKMSGVAIMLLGTGTLAGIIANSALKDIIINSLSASGLPAYLLAPMSGIFMSAATASTTAGTAVASSVFSGTILGLGVSALAGAAMIHAGATVLDHLPHGSFFHATAGSVNMDIKERLKLMPYESLVGLTLAIISTLIFGVFKLFG
- a CDS encoding glycerate kinase — protein: MKIVIAPDSFKESLSALEAANAIERGFKLVFPNARYSKMPMADGGEGTVQSLVDATNGKIEERIVTGPLGEPVKAFFGLIGDGETAVIEMAAASGLHLVPAENRNPLVTSTKGTGELISAALDFGVNHIIIGLGGSATNDGGAGMVQALGIRLLDELGNDIGFGGGALSQIVTIDLAGLDDRLKDVQIEVACDVDNPLTGPRGASAIFGPQKGATPEMIDLLDKNLSHFADVAERVLGKSFRDIEGVGAAGGLGASLLAFLNGDLKRGIQIVLDAVNFEEVVKDADLVITGEGRIDSQTIYGKTPIGVAKAAKKYGVPVIGLAGSLSEDSDVVYEHGIDALFSIVPGIVKLPDAFEHAAHYMERTARNIAASMRAVKNSDE
- a CDS encoding CdaR family transcriptional regulator, with the translated sequence MQFLTYELAQEIVERTMKILNRNINVMNGEGVIIGSGDSERINQLHAGALLVLKKGESVEIDSFRAVTMKGSRPGINLPIRFSNQIVGVVGITGEPEQIRNYAQLVKMAAELVLEQSFLLERVQWKQRLQSEIVNQLISEEGLNEESIKERAGFLGINLEHPRVAIVIEKRDYTEISNQLIRSVQYEIGKADLIGVTFNDEIVILKAAAVNESERDLPPLLKRLLKVSGGKVLIGSGGLAENIKELKSSFYQAKRAIMVGNKLQPDTSFYQFDDYQLEIMLAKLVQYEDKSIFSYYHQLLDQGKKGELADTLEAYIREGGELNKIAESLFIHRNTLRYRLEKISELTGKDPRNIKDLIELYMAKLLHDIS